The window TTTCCATAGAAGGCCTTGACGGTGAGATGAGGGTAAGTGCAAAAATCAGGTATTCAGCAAAGGAAGCACCTGCTGTAATCAGCCCTTTAGAAGGCGGACGGGTCAAGGTTTTGTTTGACACTCCCCAAAGAGCTGTTACACCGGGCCAATCGGTTGTTTTCTATGATGGGGATACAGTTGTTGGCGGAGGAGTTATTGAATAAAAAGTTGGAAAAAATCGCTATGTGATTTTTTCCAATACAGGTTTTCTATTTTCATAATGTGCAATATAATTAAAGCCTATATCAGATAAGGCTTTTTTTATTTCAGCGAAATTCCAAGCGATATGCTCAGGTGTATGTGCATCAGAGCCTGTTGTGATAATTTCCCCTCCAAGCTCTCTATATCTTTTAATTATATCCAGGTCGGGGATAGGTGTTCCTAATGTGCGGTAGCCGGAGGTATTGATTTCAATTCCCTTGCCTTTTTCAATAACTCCCTTTAAAATGCTGTCCAATATGTCGCTATAATCATCATATTTTAGAGATTTGTCGTCATAATTGCAGTATCTCCTTATATAGCCGATATGCCCTATAACGTCAAAATCGTCAAAGTTGTTCAGTCCATTGAGAATTTCAGAGAGATACCTGTTAAATGCAGTCTTTTTGTCAGGATTGCACCTAAAGTATTCTCCGTAATAAGGATCAATCCCTCCTATAACATGTATTGAAGCGATAACAAAATCAAAGTCGTATTTTTTTACCACTTCACCTGTAGCATCAATTACATGAGGCTGCAAGCCTACCTCAATACCTTTTAGCACCTTTAAACGGGAAGAGAATGAGGATTTAAGGCCATCCATAGTCTTTGAGTACTCATCGAAATCAATTAGGAATTTGATGTCGAAGTTCGGATAATCTATGTCAAGATGATCTGTGAAGGCAATACCTGCCAAGCCTTTGTCAATAGCTGTGACGCAGGCAATATTTGTATCCGTTTCGCTGTCACCGGAAAATGAACTGTGAACGTGTGAATCAAACATTTTCATAAGCAAATCCTTTCTATGCAAGACTAAAAACAGTTTATCAAAAAATGGAACTACGTTTTGTAGTTCCATTTTGGTAACGTGTTATTTAGATTTGAACATTATCTATGGCAGCCTGATCTTTTGTAAGGCTGTATTCCTTTTCGGTTTTCCACTTATCAATCTTGGCCTTTATGCTCTCTGACTGAAGGGTTGCTCTAATATTTTCCTTTTCATTTTCGAAGTAGGTACCAGATTTGATAAACTTAATAATATGGTATCCATGTATGCTTTTAACCATTCCTATGTCGCCTTCTTTTACACTGGGGTTAAACGCAAAGTCTTCAAACTCTTGAACCATTTGATTCTTTCCAAAGGAATATTGTCCGTTCTTATCCTTTGAGCCCGGGTCTTCCGAATACTGCTTGACCAGAGCATCAAAGTCTTCACCTGCTTTTGCCTTGCTCAAAATATCATTTGCAAGCTTTTCTTTTTCTTTAAGCTTATCGGCTGGAAGCGGCTGATTTGTGGCTTGATCCTTAGTCATGACAAGCACATGTTTAACTGTTCTCATTTCAGTGTTATATTTAGGCTCGTCCTTACCATAGCGAGCCTTTATTTGTTCATCAGTGACGTTCATACCTTTGACTATATCACCAGCATATTTGTTATATGCAAGATAGTAGTCCTTATAAATTGCCTCGTATTCATCGATGGATACACTGAACTTTTCCTTTACCTTCTTGTCAGCATCCTCTCTCTTGCCGGCACCTTCCGACTGAATAAGCTCGTCAACAGTTGCTTTTATTTGGGTCAAGTCAGCTTCTTCCAATTTATACTTTTCTTTCTTTGCATTTATTAAAAGTATCTTTAACTCATGAAGCTTGTCAATAGCCTTATTTTTTGCTATCGTCTTACGTGGTTCATTTCCTTCCTTACCATCCCAGAACGCCTTCTTTGCTACTGCATCCTTATCTGCAACACCGCCTGTACCTTCCATATCCATCTTTACCAGTCCAAGAAAGAACTTGTACTCAGTTGATGTAACCTTTTCGTTTCCAACATCTGCAACAGAATCAGAAAGTTTTGAAGAGCATGCTGCAAGATTGAAAACAATCAGTAAACTCATTAAAACCAGAAAAACTCTTGATGACTTCATAAATTACCCCCGTTTTTAAATTTATATATCTATGATAGACACAATATTGTCAGTTGAATGATTAAAATATTATTTCGAAATTGCAAGCTTGTACAATAATAAGCTTTAAATATCTGTAAGCTTACAAATGATGAAAACTATATTTTATTTATTCCTGACATAATAAAAGTGATCAACCTTTACATTTGTCTGTCGTAAATCCTTACAGACCATACGCTTCGACAAATGTAAGATTAATTACACTTTTTGTATATTAAAAATGATAAATGCTTAACACTTTTAATATAGTTACATTATAAACGAAAAAATAATAATTAGAAATAGAAAAAGATAACTTTTTATATAATATTTAAAATTAGCTCTGCCTTAGAGCATATTAATCCAATACATATACATTAACAACCTGAACGCCGAATTTCCTAGCAAGGCTGTTAACTGTGCGATCTCCAGGGCTGTCTTCCCCAAAGAAGATATCAATTTTATTTCCTTTTATTTTACTTCCTGTATCTTCTGCAATATAAATCCCGTTTAAATTTTTATAAGCTTCAGGGAATGATATATATACCTTGCTTCTTAAAGGAATAATACTCGGGTCAACAGCAATGGTTCTACCTATTGTAGCTCTCGTTCCCGTTTTGGTAATCCCATAAGCAGGGTGGGAAGGACTTTTGCCGCAGCTTTTAACAGATAAATCATATGCGGTGGCCACCATTTGCATTTTTGTACTGCT is drawn from Pseudobacteroides sp. and contains these coding sequences:
- a CDS encoding peptidylprolyl isomerase — translated: MKSSRVFLVLMSLLIVFNLAACSSKLSDSVADVGNEKVTSTEYKFFLGLVKMDMEGTGGVADKDAVAKKAFWDGKEGNEPRKTIAKNKAIDKLHELKILLINAKKEKYKLEEADLTQIKATVDELIQSEGAGKREDADKKVKEKFSVSIDEYEAIYKDYYLAYNKYAGDIVKGMNVTDEQIKARYGKDEPKYNTEMRTVKHVLVMTKDQATNQPLPADKLKEKEKLANDILSKAKAGEDFDALVKQYSEDPGSKDKNGQYSFGKNQMVQEFEDFAFNPSVKEGDIGMVKSIHGYHIIKFIKSGTYFENEKENIRATLQSESIKAKIDKWKTEKEYSLTKDQAAIDNVQI
- a CDS encoding histidinol-phosphatase HisJ family protein, translating into MKMFDSHVHSSFSGDSETDTNIACVTAIDKGLAGIAFTDHLDIDYPNFDIKFLIDFDEYSKTMDGLKSSFSSRLKVLKGIEVGLQPHVIDATGEVVKKYDFDFVIASIHVIGGIDPYYGEYFRCNPDKKTAFNRYLSEILNGLNNFDDFDVIGHIGYIRRYCNYDDKSLKYDDYSDILDSILKGVIEKGKGIEINTSGYRTLGTPIPDLDIIKRYRELGGEIITTGSDAHTPEHIAWNFAEIKKALSDIGFNYIAHYENRKPVLEKIT